A region from the Nocardioides coralli genome encodes:
- a CDS encoding DNA-formamidopyrimidine glycosylase family protein — MPEGDTVYRAARLLDRTLKGHELTACDFRVPQLATADLTGGRVLGTWSRGKHLLTRIDTTSAWTLHTHLKMEGAWQSYLPGQRWRRPAHTARVVLTAGDRIAVGFSLGIVDLLPRELEPQAVGHLGPDLLGADWDEDEALRRLQAVPDQPLSEALLDQTRLAGIGNMYMAELCFVHGLHPETRVGEVPDLRRLVRRAHQMLDLNKERAQQTTTGDLRQGRRLWVYRRDKQACLRCGTPISVAMRGEAGRERASYWCPSCQPAPTP; from the coding sequence ATGCCCGAGGGCGACACCGTCTACCGCGCCGCGCGCCTGCTCGACCGCACCCTCAAGGGTCACGAGCTCACGGCGTGTGACTTCCGGGTGCCCCAGCTCGCCACCGCCGACCTCACCGGCGGCCGGGTGCTCGGCACCTGGTCACGGGGCAAGCACCTGCTGACCCGGATCGACACGACGAGCGCCTGGACCCTCCACACCCACCTCAAGATGGAGGGCGCCTGGCAGAGCTACCTGCCCGGCCAGCGCTGGCGCCGCCCCGCCCACACTGCCCGTGTCGTCCTCACCGCCGGCGACCGGATCGCGGTGGGGTTCTCGCTCGGCATCGTCGACCTGCTTCCGCGGGAGCTCGAGCCGCAGGCGGTGGGCCACCTCGGACCCGACCTGCTGGGTGCCGACTGGGACGAGGACGAGGCACTGCGGCGGCTGCAGGCCGTCCCCGACCAGCCGTTGTCCGAGGCACTGCTCGACCAGACCAGGCTGGCAGGCATCGGCAACATGTACATGGCCGAGCTCTGCTTCGTCCACGGCCTCCACCCCGAGACCCGGGTGGGCGAGGTCCCCGACCTGCGCCGGCTCGTGCGCCGGGCCCACCAGATGCTCGACCTCAACAAGGAACGGGCCCAGCAGACGACCACCGGCGACCTGCGTCAGGGGCGGCGGCTGTGGGTCTACCGGCGGGACAAGCAGGCCTGCCTGCGGTGCGGGACCCCGATCAGCGTGGCGATGCGGGGAGAGGCCGGGCGCGAGCGGGCGTCGTACTGGTGCCCGTCCTGCCAGCCGGCGCCGACGCCCTGA
- a CDS encoding CinA family protein — translation MDPAALLRMLEERSATLATAESLTGGRLAARITAAPGASRSYRGGVIAYATDLKGSLLDVPPDVLARHGAVSGPCARAMAAGTRDRLAVTYAVATTGVAGPDRQEGHPPGTVYVAVAGPGGVDVVALELAGDREAVQERTCTEALAAIGEVLRREEPLLG, via the coding sequence GTGGACCCCGCCGCGCTCCTCCGGATGCTCGAGGAGCGCAGCGCGACGCTGGCGACCGCCGAGTCGCTGACCGGCGGCCGGCTCGCCGCCCGAATCACCGCGGCCCCGGGTGCGTCCCGGTCCTACCGCGGTGGCGTGATCGCCTACGCCACCGACCTCAAGGGGTCGCTGCTCGACGTGCCCCCCGACGTCCTCGCCCGGCACGGGGCGGTCTCGGGGCCGTGCGCGCGTGCGATGGCCGCAGGGACCCGGGACCGGCTCGCCGTCACGTACGCCGTCGCCACGACCGGGGTCGCCGGTCCCGACCGGCAGGAGGGTCACCCGCCCGGCACGGTCTACGTCGCCGTGGCCGGTCCGGGGGGCGTCGACGTGGTCGCCCTCGAGCTCGCCGGCGACCGGGAGGCCGTCCAGGAGCGGACGTGCACGGAGGCGCTCGCCGCGATCGGCGAGGTCCTGCGCCGGGAAGAACCACTGCTCGGGTAG
- a CDS encoding ExeM/NucH family extracellular endonuclease, protein MTSRRRAVALTAGLGLLAGAVSIGVTPAVANPAGTDLVISEVYGGGGGGTGTPSYTHDFIELYNPTEGAISLEGWSVQYKSSTGATASSEGLSGVVAPGQHFLIQSGSAGSAPGTPSLPTPDDSVGLNLSQSGGIVFLASTTTPVGSRGDVAGIGTGGLVDTVGYGTSADTYETARTGVALTNETSVARAAAGVDTDHNANDFTEGTPGPQACGDACTPPPPPTTEATIAEIQGTGEESPLDGEQVLTQGVVTAAYPTGGLNGFYLQTEGTGGELDLATHQASDGIFVYRGSSNPVTEEPGDFVEVLGTVDEYAGATQIAAFDADAVTPAAGEADPVTPVVSEWPATDVAKETLEGMLVAPQGEFTITDNYSTNLYGELVLALGDTPLVQPTQVARPHTAKAARVVADNAARRIVLDDASSRGYTSSANRGLTPAYVSNEQPFRIGATSTFDDDVILTEGGSPSSPTYRFQPLALVEGPDNATTPIVFPNTREDAPDADQVAAEGTPEMTVASFNVLNYFTTLGDADDDNVGDGGCQAYNDRAGDGNNVRTGCDQRGAWDPQDLDRQQTKIVAAINALDADVVGLMEIENSAALGEETDEALESLVAALNADTGTDTWAANPSSTELPPADQQDVITNAIIYRPAAVERVGEARALGDQSDGNGSASDEPFANAREPIAQAFAPVGGGEPVLVVVNHFKSKGSAGPFPGDADSGDGQGSSNESRVRQAEALAAWVPTVLEDVDRVLLLGDFNAYAKEDPMQLLQAEGYTNLETAAGHDEYSYSFAGQSGSLDHVLANDAALAAFTGADVWDINADEPVALEYSRWNYHGTDFHEDGPFRSSDHDPVVVGLAGAGKTTPTMEVERSPQQVYAGSTRVRLDVLLTAPEEEVTGEVRVRQGRRFVDTRALRDGAVTFRLPVFNRPGRKVVRVVYLGSDRMERVTEQVTFRVVRDR, encoded by the coding sequence ATGACTTCTCGTCGTCGCGCAGTCGCGCTGACGGCCGGCCTCGGCCTGCTGGCCGGCGCCGTCTCGATCGGCGTCACGCCCGCCGTCGCCAACCCCGCCGGGACCGACCTCGTCATCAGCGAGGTCTACGGCGGTGGAGGCGGCGGCACCGGCACGCCCAGCTACACCCATGACTTCATCGAGCTCTACAACCCCACCGAGGGGGCGATCTCGCTCGAGGGCTGGTCGGTCCAGTACAAGTCGAGTACCGGTGCCACGGCCAGTTCCGAGGGCCTGTCCGGTGTCGTCGCGCCGGGCCAGCACTTCCTGATCCAGTCCGGCTCGGCCGGCTCCGCGCCGGGCACCCCGTCGCTGCCCACCCCGGACGACTCGGTGGGGCTCAACCTCTCCCAGAGCGGTGGCATCGTCTTCCTCGCGAGCACGACCACCCCGGTGGGCTCGCGCGGTGACGTGGCGGGGATCGGCACCGGCGGTCTCGTCGACACCGTCGGCTACGGGACCAGCGCCGACACCTACGAGACCGCGCGCACCGGCGTCGCCCTGACCAACGAGACGTCCGTCGCCCGTGCGGCCGCCGGGGTCGACACCGACCACAACGCGAACGACTTCACCGAGGGCACCCCGGGGCCGCAGGCATGCGGAGACGCGTGCACCCCGCCGCCCCCGCCCACCACCGAGGCCACCATCGCCGAGATCCAGGGCACCGGCGAGGAGAGCCCGCTCGACGGTGAGCAGGTGCTCACGCAGGGCGTGGTGACCGCGGCCTACCCGACCGGCGGCCTCAACGGCTTCTACCTCCAGACCGAGGGCACCGGCGGCGAGCTGGACCTCGCGACCCACCAGGCCTCCGACGGCATCTTCGTCTACCGCGGCAGCAGCAACCCCGTCACCGAGGAGCCCGGCGACTTCGTCGAGGTCCTCGGCACCGTCGACGAGTACGCCGGCGCCACCCAGATCGCGGCGTTCGACGCCGACGCGGTGACGCCCGCCGCGGGCGAGGCCGACCCGGTCACCCCGGTGGTGTCGGAGTGGCCCGCCACCGATGTCGCCAAGGAGACCCTCGAGGGGATGCTGGTCGCCCCGCAGGGGGAGTTCACGATCACCGACAACTACAGCACCAACCTCTACGGCGAGCTGGTCCTGGCGCTCGGCGACACCCCGCTCGTCCAGCCGACCCAGGTGGCGCGGCCCCACACGGCCAAGGCCGCGCGGGTCGTCGCCGACAACGCGGCGCGGCGGATCGTGCTCGACGACGCGTCCTCGCGCGGCTACACCTCCAGCGCGAACCGCGGCCTGACCCCGGCGTACGTCTCCAACGAGCAGCCGTTCCGCATCGGTGCGACGAGCACGTTCGACGACGACGTCATCCTCACCGAGGGTGGCTCGCCGAGCTCGCCGACCTACCGGTTCCAGCCGCTGGCGCTGGTCGAGGGACCCGACAACGCCACGACCCCGATCGTGTTCCCGAACACGCGGGAGGACGCCCCGGACGCCGACCAGGTCGCTGCCGAGGGCACCCCGGAGATGACGGTCGCCTCGTTCAACGTCCTGAACTACTTCACGACCCTCGGTGACGCCGACGACGACAACGTGGGCGACGGCGGCTGCCAGGCCTACAACGACCGGGCGGGCGACGGCAACAACGTCCGCACCGGGTGCGACCAGCGCGGCGCCTGGGACCCCCAGGACCTCGACCGGCAGCAGACCAAGATCGTCGCGGCCATCAACGCCCTCGACGCCGACGTCGTCGGCCTGATGGAGATCGAGAACTCGGCCGCCCTCGGGGAAGAGACCGACGAGGCGCTCGAGTCGCTCGTCGCCGCCCTCAACGCCGACACCGGCACCGACACCTGGGCGGCGAACCCGTCGTCGACCGAGCTCCCGCCCGCCGACCAGCAGGACGTGATCACCAACGCGATCATCTACCGGCCCGCGGCCGTGGAGCGGGTCGGCGAGGCGCGCGCCCTGGGCGACCAGAGCGACGGCAACGGCTCGGCCAGTGACGAACCGTTCGCCAACGCGCGCGAGCCGATCGCCCAGGCCTTCGCCCCCGTGGGCGGTGGCGAACCGGTGCTCGTCGTCGTCAACCACTTCAAGTCCAAGGGTTCGGCGGGTCCCTTCCCGGGCGACGCCGACAGCGGCGACGGCCAGGGTTCCTCCAACGAGTCCCGCGTCCGCCAGGCAGAGGCCCTGGCCGCGTGGGTGCCGACGGTCCTGGAGGACGTCGACCGGGTGCTGCTGCTGGGCGACTTCAACGCCTACGCCAAGGAGGACCCGATGCAGCTGCTCCAGGCCGAGGGCTACACCAACCTGGAGACCGCGGCGGGCCACGACGAGTACTCGTACTCCTTCGCGGGGCAGTCGGGCTCGCTGGACCACGTGCTCGCCAACGATGCTGCCCTCGCCGCGTTCACCGGCGCCGACGTGTGGGACATCAACGCCGACGAGCCGGTGGCGCTGGAGTACAGCCGCTGGAACTACCACGGCACCGACTTCCACGAGGACGGACCGTTCCGGTCCTCCGACCACGACCCGGTCGTGGTCGGTCTCGCCGGAGCAGGGAAGACGACGCCGACCATGGAGGTCGAGCGCAGCCCCCAGCAGGTGTACGCCGGCAGCACCCGGGTCCGCCTCGACGTGTTGCTGACTGCTCCCGAGGAGGAGGTGACCGGTGAGGTCCGCGTCCGGCAGGGTCGTCGCTTCGTCGACACCCGGGCCCTCCGTGACGGCGCCGTCACCTTCCGGCTGCCGGTGTTCAACCGACCGGGCCGCAAGGTCGTCCGCGTCGTCTACTTGGGCAGCGACCGGATGGAGCGGGTCACCGAGCAGGTGACCTTCCGGGTGGTCCGAGACCGCTGA
- a CDS encoding glycoside hydrolase family 15 protein produces the protein MPLPIEDYALVGDRHTAALVGRDGSIDWLCLPRFDSPACFAALLGTREHGRWLLGPVDEAAVSRRYIGGTTLLETTFTTDTGSVTLLDVMPTRDDRADIVRRVTGVSGTVRMRHEWVVRFAYGKVRPWVSRHQVGGQEVVVAVAGPDKLMLRGSRLPTREDGHHTDEFEVSEGDVLTFSTTWVKSWRDLPEPIGWVDRIEATRERQEAWVERCRRDLPHGDLVVRSLVTLRMMTLRETGGIVAAPTTSLPEHFGGERNWDYRYCWLRDAALTLESLLSAGFSDEAREWRDWLLRAVAGDPSDLQIMYAVDGARHLPEHELDHLPGYEDSLPVRIGNGAAEQKQTDVLGEVMIALQQAREAGIAENVDSWALQRALVDDLAAHWDQPDHGLWEIRGPQQHFTHSRVMVWVAFDRAVTAVEKHGFPGDVERWRELRDQVREEVLARGYDAERGTFTQHYDTTEVDASLLMIPLVGFLPADDERVLGTVRAIEEDLMQDGLLLRYRTESGVDGIPCGENPFLACSFWLVSVYAAVGRLEEAHALMDRLCGLANDVGLLAEEYDTRRRRMAGNFPQAFSHLALVQAALHLHQR, from the coding sequence ATGCCGCTGCCCATCGAGGACTACGCGCTGGTCGGCGACCGGCACACGGCGGCCCTCGTCGGCCGCGACGGGTCGATCGACTGGCTCTGCCTGCCGCGCTTCGACTCCCCGGCCTGCTTCGCCGCGCTGCTCGGCACCCGCGAGCACGGTCGCTGGCTGCTCGGACCGGTGGACGAGGCGGCCGTGAGCCGGCGCTACATCGGCGGCACCACGCTCCTCGAGACGACCTTCACCACCGACACCGGTTCGGTGACCCTGCTCGACGTGATGCCGACGCGCGACGACCGCGCCGACATCGTGCGCCGGGTGACCGGGGTCAGCGGCACGGTGCGGATGCGCCATGAGTGGGTGGTGCGGTTCGCCTACGGCAAGGTCCGCCCGTGGGTGAGCCGTCACCAGGTCGGCGGGCAGGAGGTCGTCGTCGCGGTCGCCGGCCCCGACAAGCTGATGCTGCGCGGCTCCCGTCTGCCCACCCGTGAGGACGGCCACCACACCGACGAGTTCGAGGTCTCCGAGGGCGACGTCCTGACCTTCTCGACCACCTGGGTGAAGTCCTGGCGCGACCTCCCCGAGCCGATCGGGTGGGTCGACCGCATCGAGGCCACCCGGGAGCGTCAGGAGGCCTGGGTCGAACGCTGCCGGCGCGACCTCCCCCACGGCGACCTCGTGGTCCGCAGCCTGGTCACCCTGCGGATGATGACGCTACGGGAGACGGGCGGGATCGTGGCCGCACCGACCACCAGCCTCCCCGAGCACTTCGGCGGCGAGCGCAACTGGGACTACCGCTACTGCTGGCTCCGCGACGCCGCCCTCACGCTCGAGTCGCTGCTCTCGGCGGGGTTCTCCGACGAGGCGCGCGAGTGGCGCGACTGGCTGCTCCGGGCCGTCGCCGGTGATCCGTCCGACCTGCAGATCATGTACGCCGTGGACGGGGCACGGCACCTGCCCGAGCACGAGCTCGACCACCTGCCCGGCTACGAGGACAGCCTGCCCGTGCGGATCGGCAACGGCGCGGCGGAGCAGAAGCAGACCGACGTCCTGGGCGAGGTGATGATCGCGCTGCAGCAGGCTCGCGAGGCCGGGATCGCCGAGAACGTCGACAGCTGGGCCCTGCAACGGGCACTCGTCGACGACCTGGCCGCACACTGGGACCAGCCCGACCACGGGCTGTGGGAGATCCGGGGTCCTCAGCAGCACTTCACCCACTCCCGGGTCATGGTGTGGGTCGCCTTCGACCGGGCCGTCACCGCCGTCGAGAAGCACGGGTTCCCGGGCGACGTGGAGCGGTGGCGCGAGCTGCGCGACCAGGTCCGGGAGGAGGTGCTGGCGCGGGGCTACGACGCCGAGCGCGGCACCTTCACCCAGCACTACGACACCACCGAGGTCGACGCCAGCCTGCTGATGATCCCCCTCGTCGGCTTCCTGCCCGCCGACGACGAGCGGGTGCTCGGGACGGTGCGTGCGATCGAGGAGGACCTGATGCAGGACGGGCTGCTGCTGCGCTACCGGACCGAGTCGGGCGTCGACGGCATCCCGTGCGGCGAGAACCCGTTCCTGGCCTGCTCGTTCTGGCTCGTCTCGGTCTACGCCGCCGTCGGCCGCCTCGAGGAGGCCCACGCGCTCATGGACCGGCTCTGCGGGCTGGCCAACGACGTCGGCCTGCTGGCCGAGGAGTACGACACCCGCCGGCGGCGGATGGCCGGCAACTTCCCCCAGGCCTTCAGCCACCTCGCGCTGGTGCAGGCGGCGCTCCACCTGCACCAGCGCTGA
- a CDS encoding bifunctional metallophosphatase/5'-nucleotidase produces MSTTPLAIGLTSGAAHAAPVAVTIVGSNDFHGRLIRDNFGIPGAAYYASAVDSIRADNPNTVFAAAGDLIGATTFESFINQDKPTIDVLNAMGLDVSAVGNHELDKGWDDLTQRVMQPESDANPKGGALWEYIAANLIGPAGEEELIEDSWVAEVAGARIGFVGAVTEDLPSLVSPAGIEGVQVTDVVDAVNTEADRLVAEESADMVVMLVHEGAPRTDCATMTDPSTTWGNIVSGVNTNVDAIISGHTHLAYNCSIAGRPVVSAGQYGAYLNRLDFTVDPEAGTATLSSQQLVDVYNGGFAPDAEVQAIVDQAVEDAKAPGSVPLGEIAAPFNRARQSNGTSENRGGESSLGNEVAEAQRWATGTDIAFMNPGGLRNDMKGNPVDPAAAEPVYDYPTDLTYRQAAEVQPFANTIVTMDMTGAQIETLLEQQWQPGKSRPFLKLGVSEGFSYTYESYDSNPDPGVTAMRGEIDRMWLDGQAVRYDRTYRVAANSFIAAGGDSFAAFTEATGKRDSGQVDLEAMVDYMAEFASGQPLAPDFGQRAVGVSWPEDAPSSYGSGDQVTFDLSSLAMTAPGDRQDQRLVVRFDGKRIGTTPVDNSVVDTFDEAGRATVDVVLPRYAGDPDEITLVGRATGTRLTIPFATEAQSRSMSEMGLARKPQRVVRGETRTLIRAIVLVDGEPAAGRVVMRGGGQSHLTRLDDRGRAVVRFQPFDNVGRKVVRVRYLGDDATRGTAQKIGFRVHRR; encoded by the coding sequence GTGTCCACCACACCACTCGCCATCGGTCTGACCTCTGGAGCAGCGCATGCCGCTCCGGTCGCGGTCACGATCGTCGGAAGCAACGACTTCCACGGCCGCTTGATCCGGGACAACTTCGGCATCCCGGGGGCCGCGTACTACGCCAGCGCCGTGGACTCGATCCGCGCCGACAACCCCAACACGGTCTTCGCGGCAGCCGGAGACCTGATCGGCGCCACGACGTTCGAGTCCTTCATCAACCAGGACAAGCCGACCATCGACGTGCTCAACGCCATGGGCCTCGACGTGTCGGCCGTGGGCAACCACGAGCTCGACAAGGGCTGGGACGACCTGACCCAGCGGGTGATGCAGCCGGAGAGCGACGCCAACCCGAAGGGCGGCGCCCTGTGGGAGTACATCGCGGCCAACCTCATCGGTCCCGCCGGCGAGGAAGAGCTGATCGAGGACTCGTGGGTGGCCGAGGTCGCGGGGGCCAGGATCGGCTTCGTCGGTGCGGTCACGGAGGACCTGCCGTCGCTCGTCTCGCCGGCAGGCATCGAGGGCGTCCAGGTCACCGACGTCGTCGACGCGGTCAACACCGAGGCCGACCGTCTCGTCGCCGAGGAGAGCGCCGACATGGTGGTCATGCTCGTCCACGAGGGGGCGCCCCGCACCGACTGCGCCACCATGACCGACCCGTCGACGACCTGGGGCAACATCGTCTCCGGCGTCAACACCAACGTCGACGCGATCATCTCGGGCCACACCCACCTGGCCTACAACTGCTCGATCGCCGGGCGTCCGGTGGTCTCCGCGGGCCAGTACGGCGCCTACCTCAACCGCCTGGACTTCACCGTGGACCCCGAGGCCGGAACGGCGACGCTCAGCTCCCAGCAGCTGGTCGACGTCTACAACGGTGGGTTCGCGCCCGACGCGGAGGTCCAGGCGATCGTCGACCAGGCGGTCGAGGACGCGAAGGCACCGGGCTCGGTCCCGCTGGGCGAGATCGCCGCCCCGTTCAACCGGGCCCGTCAGTCCAACGGCACCTCCGAGAACCGGGGTGGCGAGTCGAGCCTCGGCAACGAGGTGGCCGAGGCCCAGCGCTGGGCGACCGGGACCGACATCGCCTTCATGAACCCCGGTGGGCTGCGCAACGACATGAAGGGCAACCCGGTGGACCCCGCCGCCGCGGAGCCGGTCTACGACTACCCGACCGACCTGACCTACCGGCAGGCCGCCGAGGTCCAGCCGTTCGCCAACACGATCGTGACGATGGACATGACCGGAGCCCAGATCGAGACGCTCCTGGAGCAGCAGTGGCAGCCCGGCAAGAGCCGCCCCTTCCTCAAGCTCGGCGTCTCCGAGGGCTTCTCCTACACCTACGAGAGCTACGACTCGAACCCCGACCCGGGCGTGACCGCCATGCGCGGCGAGATCGACCGGATGTGGCTCGACGGCCAGGCGGTCCGCTACGACCGCACCTACCGAGTGGCTGCCAACTCGTTCATCGCAGCCGGCGGTGACAGCTTCGCTGCCTTCACCGAGGCGACGGGCAAGCGTGACAGTGGTCAGGTGGACCTCGAGGCGATGGTCGACTACATGGCCGAGTTCGCTTCCGGGCAGCCGCTCGCCCCCGACTTCGGCCAGCGCGCCGTCGGGGTGTCGTGGCCCGAGGACGCGCCCTCCTCCTACGGCTCGGGCGACCAGGTCACCTTCGACCTGAGCTCGCTCGCGATGACCGCCCCGGGCGACCGGCAGGACCAGCGACTCGTGGTCCGGTTCGACGGCAAGCGCATCGGCACGACGCCGGTCGACAACAGCGTGGTCGACACCTTCGACGAGGCCGGCCGGGCCACGGTCGACGTGGTGCTGCCGCGCTACGCCGGTGACCCCGACGAGATCACCCTGGTCGGCCGTGCCACCGGCACCCGGCTCACGATCCCGTTCGCCACGGAGGCCCAGTCGAGGTCGATGTCGGAGATGGGCCTGGCCCGCAAGCCCCAGCGAGTCGTCCGCGGCGAGACCCGGACCCTCATCCGGGCCATCGTGCTCGTCGACGGCGAGCCGGCCGCAGGCCGGGTCGTCATGCGGGGCGGCGGGCAGAGCCACCTGACCCGACTCGACGACCGAGGTCGCGCCGTCGTCCGGTTCCAGCCGTTCGACAACGTCGGCCGCAAGGTCGTGCGAGTGCGCTACCTCGGCGACGACGCCACCCGCGGCACCGCCCAGAAGATCGGCTTCCGGGTCCACCGGAGGTGA
- a CDS encoding helix-turn-helix domain-containing protein — MVLFRRLLGDVLRSKRVARGLTLRQVSAEARVSLGYISEIERGQKEASSELLASLCGALDVPLSEVLQDVSSLVAVAEAAGGPEVVASAA; from the coding sequence ATGGTGCTCTTCAGGCGGCTGCTCGGCGACGTGCTCCGCAGCAAGCGCGTAGCACGCGGCCTGACCCTCCGGCAGGTCTCCGCCGAGGCGCGGGTCTCCCTCGGCTACATCTCCGAGATCGAGCGCGGCCAGAAGGAGGCGTCGTCGGAGCTGCTCGCCTCGCTGTGCGGCGCCCTCGACGTCCCGCTGTCGGAGGTGCTCCAGGACGTCTCGTCCCTGGTGGCGGTCGCCGAGGCCGCCGGCGGCCCCGAGGTCGTCGCCTCGGCCGCCTGA
- a CDS encoding class I SAM-dependent methyltransferase: protein MSDGEGCCFDDWARHDARRARRRDGPDRVTGALVDALAEVGLRDRSLLEVGCGVGELTLACLDRGADRATGTDLSREAVDQARRLAEERGRAGRARFVVADGSVAPLEQHDVVVLNRVICCFPDAAALVDHTAAAARTTYGVVLPRSEGLAGLVARVAIGTGNLVFRLRRRRFGDYRAFVHDVAALERRLAAVGLRRVRHRRVRLVWHLAVYERDG from the coding sequence ATGAGCGACGGCGAGGGCTGCTGCTTCGACGACTGGGCCCGCCACGACGCCCGGCGGGCACGCCGGCGCGACGGTCCCGACCGGGTGACCGGGGCTCTGGTCGACGCGCTGGCCGAGGTCGGCCTCCGCGACCGGTCGCTGCTCGAGGTCGGCTGCGGGGTCGGCGAGCTGACGCTGGCCTGCCTCGACCGGGGCGCGGACCGTGCCACCGGCACCGACCTCAGTCGGGAGGCGGTCGACCAGGCGCGTCGGCTCGCCGAGGAACGCGGGCGCGCCGGCCGCGCCCGCTTCGTGGTCGCCGACGGCTCCGTCGCGCCGCTGGAGCAGCACGACGTGGTCGTCCTCAACCGTGTCATCTGCTGCTTCCCCGACGCCGCCGCCCTCGTCGACCACACCGCTGCGGCGGCACGGACCACCTACGGCGTCGTGCTGCCCCGCTCGGAGGGTCTGGCCGGCCTGGTGGCGCGGGTCGCGATCGGCACGGGCAACCTGGTGTTCCGGCTGCGGCGGCGCCGCTTCGGCGACTACCGGGCGTTCGTCCACGACGTCGCAGCGCTCGAACGGCGGCTGGCTGCCGTGGGCCTGCGCCGGGTCCGCCACCGCCGGGTGCGCCTCGTCTGGCACCTGGCGGTCTACGAGCGGGACGGGTGA